In one Mucilaginibacter sp. PAMB04168 genomic region, the following are encoded:
- a CDS encoding FeoA family protein, with the protein MKKLSQLQIGKKGVIKEFTDLEMSLKLMEMGCLPGEEIVVERVAPLGDPIAVNVSGYMLSLRKQEASTIILQ; encoded by the coding sequence ATGAAGAAGCTTTCGCAATTACAGATAGGTAAAAAAGGCGTGATTAAAGAATTCACAGACCTTGAAATGTCATTAAAATTAATGGAAATGGGTTGCCTCCCCGGCGAAGAAATCGTTGTTGAGCGGGTAGCACCACTGGGCGATCCTATTGCCGTTAACGTGTCTGGCTATATGTTGAGCTTGCGTAAGCAAGAAGCTTCGACCATTATTTTACAGTAG
- a CDS encoding DUF1456 family protein: MSNNDIMKKLRVAMKFTDDDIIKVLDLVNFRITKTEITAIFRADDHPNFKPCGDQILRNFLNGLIIYKRGPRPKPEPKDKA; this comes from the coding sequence ATGAGTAATAACGATATCATGAAGAAGCTGCGGGTAGCCATGAAATTTACCGATGATGACATTATCAAGGTACTGGACCTGGTAAACTTTCGCATCACAAAAACTGAAATTACGGCTATTTTCAGGGCTGATGATCACCCAAACTTTAAACCCTGCGGCGATCAGATCCTGCGTAATTTTTTGAACGGCCTTATTATTTACAAACGCGGCCCAAGACCAAAACCCGAGCCAAAAGATAAAGCATAG
- a CDS encoding VanZ family protein — MQNLLKYQKLTLWWALFVLVMCNIKMGKAGHSPLFFAGFDKLVHCGFFFMFTALAGYGIIKQRGNLTLATAVKVFIIAVAYGAAIEVIQKYFFPWRGAEWGDLFADTVGAGMATFSGLITVTAIRDEKN; from the coding sequence ATGCAAAACTTGTTAAAATATCAAAAGCTCACCTTATGGTGGGCTTTATTTGTTTTAGTGATGTGCAACATCAAAATGGGCAAAGCCGGTCATTCGCCGCTGTTTTTTGCCGGGTTTGATAAGCTGGTGCATTGCGGCTTCTTTTTTATGTTTACTGCATTGGCCGGTTATGGCATTATTAAACAGCGTGGTAACCTTACTTTGGCTACCGCCGTAAAAGTGTTCATCATAGCCGTGGCTTATGGCGCTGCGATAGAGGTTATCCAAAAGTACTTTTTCCCGTGGCGCGGTGCCGAATGGGGAGATTTATTTGCTGATACTGTAGGCGCCGGCATGGCTACTTTTAGCGGTTTAATAACAGTAACAGCGATACGTGATGAAAAGAATTAA
- the gcvH gene encoding glycine cleavage system protein GcvH — MNFPAELKYTKDHEWIRVEGDEAYIGITEFAQRELGDIVYIDINTVGQEVSKEEVFGTVEAVKTVSDLFMPVAASVLEVNALLDSQPELVNTDPYGDGWMVKIKLSDPSAVEGLLSAEDYQSLVGA, encoded by the coding sequence ATGAATTTTCCGGCAGAATTAAAATATACCAAAGACCACGAGTGGATCAGAGTAGAAGGCGATGAAGCTTACATAGGCATCACCGAGTTTGCACAGCGCGAACTGGGCGACATTGTTTACATTGACATTAACACTGTAGGTCAGGAAGTAAGTAAAGAAGAAGTTTTTGGCACTGTTGAGGCTGTTAAAACCGTTTCAGACTTGTTTATGCCGGTTGCTGCAAGCGTTTTAGAGGTTAACGCCTTGCTTGACAGCCAGCCCGAACTGGTAAACACTGACCCTTATGGCGACGGCTGGATGGTAAAGATCAAATTAAGTGATCCGTCAGCAGTTGAAGGCTTATTATCGGCCGAGGATTATCAATCGTTAGTAGGCGCGTAA
- a CDS encoding DUF4142 domain-containing protein, translated as MKKIFSMLMLAAAALAFQSCGGNAANDSKANADSANETKDTSTHAVETGGIAVVTDDAQFAVEAANGGMAEVELAKLAQTKATNAKVKEYAEMMIKDHSKANTELMDLAKTKNITLPTTVGADQQTVMADLQKKSGADFDKAYVDAMVKDHDKDVSLFEKASTDAKDPELKSFAVKTLPVLKMHQQHIKVIQDGMK; from the coding sequence ATGAAAAAGATTTTTTCGATGTTGATGCTGGCGGCAGCTGCCCTGGCATTCCAATCATGCGGCGGTAACGCTGCTAATGACAGTAAGGCAAATGCCGACAGTGCAAACGAAACCAAGGATACCTCAACTCATGCAGTTGAAACCGGCGGTATTGCTGTTGTAACCGATGACGCACAGTTTGCCGTTGAAGCTGCTAACGGCGGCATGGCCGAGGTAGAACTGGCCAAATTAGCTCAAACCAAAGCTACTAACGCTAAGGTAAAAGAGTATGCTGAAATGATGATCAAAGATCACTCAAAAGCAAATACCGAGTTAATGGATCTTGCCAAAACTAAAAATATCACGCTGCCTACTACTGTAGGTGCCGATCAGCAAACCGTTATGGCTGATTTACAAAAAAAATCAGGTGCTGATTTTGACAAAGCTTATGTTGACGCTATGGTAAAAGATCATGACAAAGACGTTTCTTTATTCGAAAAAGCATCAACCGATGCCAAAGACCCGGAATTGAAATCTTTTGCTGTTAAAACTTTGCCAGTGCTTAAAATGCACCAGCAACACATCAAAGTTATACAAGATGGTATGAAATAG
- a CDS encoding VOC family protein: MTFKNAISWFEIPATDVARAQKFYEAIFDIQMQAIEHEGYKMAMFPLEDPMSGVGGAICQQSEFHKPNADSGSLIYLNANPDVQIIADRIEAAGGTIVSPKVEISPEYGYMAVFLDTEGNRIALHSLPEKYL, translated from the coding sequence ATGACCTTTAAAAACGCTATCAGCTGGTTCGAAATACCAGCCACAGATGTTGCCCGTGCGCAAAAATTTTATGAAGCCATTTTTGACATTCAGATGCAGGCTATTGAGCACGAGGGATACAAAATGGCTATGTTTCCGCTCGAAGATCCGATGAGCGGTGTTGGAGGCGCTATTTGCCAGCAATCAGAATTTCATAAACCCAACGCTGATAGCGGCAGCCTCATTTACCTGAACGCTAACCCCGATGTACAAATCATAGCAGACAGAATAGAGGCCGCCGGCGGTACCATTGTAAGCCCTAAAGTTGAAATATCGCCCGAGTACGGTTATATGGCAGTGTTCCTGGATACAGAAGGCAATAGAATTGCGCTACACTCGCTTCCCGAAAAATATTTGTAG
- a CDS encoding outer membrane beta-barrel protein produces the protein MKRALLLLLTFIVLTFIHHPTFAQSGGSVKAHLVNSKSNEPVEFAMVAVVKAADSATVTNANADQNGRITITGLAPGNYKLVAKQLGLAAKVTPFSLSTGKMTIDLGKLIMEPDVKSLSAIVVEGQQAPVRVKKDTVEFNAGSYKTQPNDNVEQLLKKLPGVEVDRDGKVTAQGQQVSKVYVDGKEFFGNDPKAAIKNLPADAIAKVQVIDDKTEKTKNTGIDDGQREKVLNLTLKEDKKKGWFGNASASGGNTDRFLGQFNINRFDKQKQVSALFLSNNINESGFSMEDLNAFTGGNTFDAFRDANGNTSINIGANGRANVNGVFSGVSGGLITNHTGGLNYSDLWGKKDEIKFNSSFVTVVSNNTLVQDDAIENPAQNLLTTQRSVGENKYNSYRLNMNLEYKMDSLTTMRIKPNLSYGYRSGRNTLNYNTTSYAADPRNLGNQFLDQTIRTPVLAGQFSVNRRIPNGRGSYNMYITGSYSPYSNKYSNNSLLARFNDAGIRQDSLSNLYTGQTTDGSQINGTLSHIRQINKKQKLNLTVSQNLQYRHDEAEQATLNYNAVTGNYDILNPQYSGDYNNTNYRYSSSVGLNKATDKLTVNLSAEAANLGLKGQVNTATSPIERNQWVLAPSANISYRPKPGSNFYFYMRNDALMPAITDLQPFLNTANTNYKRIGNPDLRLARYVTVSTNFNTYDQKTNNYINFYASYNYYWNGFSTESFTDEGGVTTSRPINADGNYNLSLGTNLGRPSKIKGLRFNLGLNGNLNRNINFINDNKNSVLRISPGLSLGSSFDRDNYQFSIRTYTAYNNAKNSYQSAADRQYFSFNNWYSASVKPVKNWRIFSELFQNLYRGKPSTSNTSVYLLNAGIERYLLKGQNLTIGLNAFDLLDQNAALQRSLSNTGQTTRTQTNTIGQYFSLRLTYKISRVGTPNSNTPGGMIIMR, from the coding sequence ATGAAAAGAGCTTTACTCCTTCTCTTAACCTTTATTGTACTTACCTTTATTCACCACCCTACTTTTGCACAAAGTGGCGGTAGTGTTAAAGCGCACTTGGTTAACTCAAAAAGCAACGAGCCTGTAGAATTTGCCATGGTGGCGGTTGTGAAGGCCGCCGACTCTGCAACTGTAACCAATGCTAACGCAGATCAAAATGGCCGTATAACCATCACTGGCCTTGCACCTGGTAACTATAAACTGGTGGCAAAGCAGCTAGGGTTAGCAGCTAAGGTTACACCCTTTAGCTTAAGTACGGGCAAAATGACCATAGACTTAGGAAAATTAATCATGGAGCCTGATGTTAAATCGCTAAGCGCTATTGTGGTTGAAGGACAACAGGCACCTGTACGCGTTAAAAAAGATACCGTTGAGTTTAATGCCGGCTCTTACAAAACTCAGCCTAATGATAATGTGGAGCAGCTTTTAAAAAAATTGCCCGGCGTTGAGGTGGATAGAGATGGTAAAGTAACCGCCCAGGGCCAGCAGGTAAGCAAAGTTTATGTGGATGGTAAAGAGTTCTTCGGCAATGATCCTAAGGCGGCTATCAAAAACCTGCCTGCCGACGCCATAGCCAAAGTACAGGTGATTGATGACAAGACCGAGAAAACCAAAAATACCGGCATTGACGATGGTCAGCGCGAAAAGGTTTTGAACTTAACCCTGAAAGAAGATAAAAAGAAAGGCTGGTTTGGTAACGCATCTGCATCAGGCGGTAACACCGATCGCTTTTTGGGCCAGTTCAACATCAACCGTTTTGATAAGCAAAAGCAAGTTTCAGCGTTGTTCCTCAGCAATAACATCAACGAGTCGGGTTTTTCGATGGAAGACCTGAATGCCTTTACAGGCGGCAATACCTTCGATGCATTTAGAGATGCTAATGGGAACACTTCTATTAATATTGGTGCTAACGGCCGGGCCAATGTAAATGGCGTTTTTTCGGGTGTTAGCGGTGGTTTAATAACCAACCATACAGGTGGGTTAAACTACTCAGACCTATGGGGTAAGAAAGATGAGATTAAATTTAACAGCAGCTTTGTAACCGTAGTGTCTAACAATACGCTGGTGCAGGATGATGCCATCGAAAATCCGGCTCAAAATCTGCTTACCACACAGCGCAGTGTTGGCGAGAACAAGTATAACAGTTACCGCCTCAATATGAACTTAGAGTACAAGATGGATAGTCTTACTACCATGCGCATAAAGCCCAACTTGTCATACGGTTACCGCTCGGGCCGCAATACTTTAAATTATAATACCACCAGCTATGCCGCCGACCCGCGCAACTTGGGCAATCAGTTTCTGGATCAAACCATACGTACACCTGTGCTGGCAGGCCAGTTCAGCGTAAACCGCAGAATACCGAATGGCCGCGGCTCTTACAACATGTATATTACCGGCAGTTACAGCCCCTACAGCAACAAATACTCCAATAATTCGCTTTTAGCGCGCTTTAACGACGCGGGTATTAGGCAGGATAGTTTAAGCAACTTGTATACCGGCCAGACAACCGATGGCAGCCAGATCAACGGAACCCTATCTCACATCAGGCAAATTAACAAGAAGCAAAAGCTCAACTTAACCGTTAGTCAGAATTTGCAATACCGGCATGATGAAGCAGAACAAGCTACCTTAAACTATAATGCAGTAACCGGCAATTACGATATATTGAACCCGCAATACAGCGGCGACTATAACAACACGAACTACCGCTATTCATCAAGTGTGGGCTTAAACAAAGCTACCGATAAGCTAACGGTTAACCTAAGTGCCGAGGCCGCCAACCTGGGATTAAAAGGACAGGTAAACACCGCAACAAGCCCTATAGAACGCAACCAGTGGGTACTTGCCCCCAGTGCCAATATATCTTACCGCCCAAAGCCAGGGTCGAACTTTTACTTTTATATGCGTAATGATGCCCTTATGCCGGCTATTACTGATCTCCAACCATTTTTAAACACGGCCAACACCAATTATAAAAGGATAGGCAACCCCGATTTGCGTTTGGCCAGGTATGTAACCGTGAGTACCAATTTTAATACTTACGATCAGAAAACCAATAACTATATAAATTTTTACGCTAGCTACAATTATTACTGGAACGGCTTTTCGACCGAGAGCTTTACAGACGAAGGCGGTGTAACCACTTCGCGCCCTATTAATGCCGATGGTAATTACAATTTATCATTAGGTACCAACCTAGGCAGACCTTCAAAAATCAAAGGGCTGCGTTTTAACCTGGGGCTTAATGGCAACCTTAACCGCAATATCAACTTTATAAACGATAACAAAAATTCGGTACTGCGCATATCACCTGGATTGAGTTTGGGAAGCAGCTTCGACCGCGATAACTACCAGTTTAGCATACGTACCTACACGGCATACAACAATGCTAAAAACTCTTACCAAAGCGCGGCCGACCGTCAGTACTTTAGTTTCAATAACTGGTATTCGGCCAGTGTAAAACCGGTTAAAAACTGGCGCATCTTCTCCGAGTTGTTTCAAAACCTGTATAGGGGCAAACCATCTACAAGCAATACATCAGTGTATTTGCTCAATGCAGGCATTGAGCGTTATTTGCTAAAAGGTCAGAACCTTACCATAGGTTTAAACGCGTTCGACCTGCTCGATCAAAATGCAGCCTTACAACGCTCCTTATCAAATACGGGGCAAACCACGCGTACACAAACCAATACTATCGGACAATATTTTTCGCTGCGGCTAACTTACAAAATATCACGCGTGGGCACCCCAAACAGCAACACGCCTGGCGGCATGATCATTATGAGATAA
- a CDS encoding PA0069 family radical SAM protein, which yields MAFEANQDFFKGRGAQVNTHNKFLKNKYVAQHIEALDEPLLQHSKTQIFEETPRKIVSKSNSPDLSHMHSINPYQGCEHGCIYCYARNSHEYYGFSAGLDFERKIIVKRNAPELLEAYFNKRRYEPTPIVLSGNTDCYQPIERDLEITRRLLQIFLQYRHPVSIITKNNLILRDMDIITELAKLNLIHVNVSITSLDEQLRQKLEPRTVTSIGRLNVIEKLAAKGVPVRVMTAPIIPGLNSNEVPAIIKAAANRGAVAAGFTMVRLNGSIAELFTDWIHKTFPDRAEKVLNLIRECHDGNLNDSEFGRRMSGDGQVADSIHQLYRLACNRYLADREMPGYNLSIFTPKTGRQITLF from the coding sequence ATGGCATTTGAGGCGAATCAGGATTTTTTTAAGGGGCGGGGGGCACAGGTTAACACGCATAACAAGTTCCTGAAAAACAAGTATGTAGCTCAACATATCGAAGCACTCGACGAGCCATTACTGCAACACAGCAAAACTCAAATTTTTGAAGAAACGCCCCGCAAGATCGTCAGCAAGTCTAACAGTCCCGATTTAAGCCACATGCATTCCATTAACCCCTACCAGGGGTGCGAGCATGGATGCATTTACTGCTACGCCCGCAACAGCCACGAGTACTATGGCTTTAGCGCCGGGTTGGATTTTGAGCGCAAGATAATTGTTAAGCGTAACGCGCCAGAACTGCTGGAAGCCTATTTTAACAAACGCCGTTATGAGCCTACACCCATCGTACTATCAGGCAATACCGATTGCTATCAGCCTATTGAGCGCGACCTGGAGATTACCCGTCGCCTGCTGCAAATATTTTTGCAATACCGCCACCCGGTAAGCATCATCACCAAAAACAATCTCATTTTGCGTGACATGGATATTATTACCGAGTTGGCCAAACTGAACCTCATCCACGTCAATGTATCCATTACATCACTGGATGAACAACTGCGCCAAAAGCTGGAGCCGCGTACCGTAACCTCTATTGGCCGTTTAAATGTGATTGAAAAGCTGGCTGCCAAAGGTGTACCAGTACGAGTAATGACAGCGCCTATCATCCCTGGCCTGAATAGCAACGAGGTACCCGCCATTATTAAAGCAGCGGCTAACCGCGGTGCAGTGGCCGCTGGCTTTACCATGGTACGCCTTAACGGTAGCATTGCCGAGCTGTTTACCGACTGGATTCACAAAACTTTCCCCGACAGGGCCGAGAAGGTACTAAACCTAATACGCGAATGCCATGACGGCAACCTGAACGATAGCGAGTTTGGCCGACGCATGAGCGGCGATGGACAAGTAGCCGATTCGATTCACCAGCTTTACCGCCTGGCCTGCAACCGCTACCTGGCCGATAGGGAAATGCCCGGTTACAACCTTTCCATTTTTACGCCAAAGACCGGCCGGCAGATTACGTTATTTTAA
- the feoB gene encoding ferrous iron transport protein B translates to MKAEIRVALVGNPNTGKSTLFNLLTGLNQKIGNFPGVTVDKKTGYLNLPDGRRAEIIDLPGTYSLYPKSRDESIVFSVLADRVNDQAPDLIVVILDASNLKRNLLLYTQVADLKTPVIVALNMMDVANKDGISIDINGLSAKLGVPVVPISARRNEGIDELKKAISYANTFALQQDSIDVKAIAPQLVEAIGEELNVDIPYFALQLAHQHEHLSFLSVTESGRIEELEQIHNFHSQKAQATETIARYNYINDLLYDTVKVKEAAREESASNRIDKVLTHRVFGFLIFFGILLFIFQAIFAWSAYPMELIETLFIWMQGGVHQLLPAGPLTDLLADGVIAGLSGVLVFIPQIAILFAFIAILEDTGYMARVTFMMDKLMRKVGLNGKSVVPLIGGFACAVPSIMSTRTIENWKDRMITIMVTPLISCSARLPVYTLLIALVVPSRNIWWIFNLQGLALTGMYVLSLVSAIVIAWVMKHILKARERGYFIMELPVYRMPRWNNVLLTMFDRAKTFVLEAGKVIIAVSIILWVLASYGPGNSFEQIEKKYKEPQYGQKMKPSEVDHAIASEKLESSYAGHLGRVIEPVIKPLGFDWKIGIAIITSFAAREVFVGTMATIYSVDNADEIQSVKAKMHNARNAETGKPTFTLAVAFSLMMFYAFAMQCASTVAVVYRETKDWRWPAVQFVYMTALAYTASFITYTLLK, encoded by the coding sequence TTGAAGGCTGAGATTAGAGTTGCGCTTGTAGGAAATCCCAATACCGGTAAATCAACCCTGTTTAATTTACTAACCGGACTTAACCAAAAAATAGGAAATTTTCCGGGTGTAACAGTTGATAAAAAAACCGGCTATCTCAACTTGCCCGATGGCCGCCGTGCCGAAATCATAGATCTTCCGGGCACTTACAGCCTCTATCCTAAAAGCCGCGACGAATCTATTGTCTTCTCCGTACTGGCCGATCGTGTGAACGATCAGGCACCCGATCTGATTGTGGTTATTCTGGATGCATCAAACCTAAAACGTAATTTACTTTTATATACCCAGGTTGCCGATTTAAAAACACCCGTTATTGTGGCGCTGAACATGATGGACGTGGCCAATAAAGACGGCATTAGTATTGACATAAACGGCCTTTCGGCCAAGCTTGGCGTTCCGGTGGTTCCTATATCTGCCCGCCGTAACGAGGGTATTGATGAACTAAAAAAAGCTATTTCTTACGCTAATACATTTGCCTTACAGCAAGACAGTATTGATGTTAAAGCGATAGCCCCTCAACTGGTGGAAGCCATTGGCGAGGAGTTGAACGTAGACATTCCATACTTTGCCCTGCAGCTGGCGCACCAGCACGAGCACCTAAGCTTCTTGTCGGTTACCGAAAGCGGACGCATAGAGGAGTTGGAACAAATTCACAACTTTCACTCGCAAAAGGCCCAGGCTACCGAAACCATTGCCCGGTATAATTACATCAACGATTTACTATATGATACCGTAAAGGTAAAAGAAGCTGCCCGCGAGGAAAGTGCAAGTAATCGTATTGATAAAGTATTAACTCACCGGGTATTTGGCTTCCTTATATTTTTCGGCATTTTACTTTTTATATTCCAGGCTATATTTGCGTGGTCGGCCTACCCTATGGAGCTGATCGAAACGCTTTTCATCTGGATGCAGGGCGGCGTACACCAACTGCTGCCGGCTGGTCCGCTTACCGATTTACTGGCCGATGGTGTAATTGCCGGTCTGAGTGGCGTACTGGTGTTTATTCCGCAAATTGCTATCCTATTTGCCTTTATAGCTATTTTGGAAGATACCGGCTACATGGCCCGCGTTACCTTTATGATGGATAAGCTGATGCGCAAAGTAGGCTTAAACGGCAAATCGGTTGTACCGCTTATAGGTGGCTTTGCCTGTGCAGTGCCCTCTATTATGAGTACGCGCACCATTGAGAACTGGAAAGACCGCATGATTACCATTATGGTAACGCCGCTCATTAGCTGCTCGGCGCGTTTACCGGTTTACACGCTGCTTATTGCCTTAGTGGTGCCTAGTCGTAATATCTGGTGGATATTTAACCTGCAGGGCCTGGCGCTTACGGGTATGTATGTGTTAAGCCTGGTATCGGCCATTGTGATAGCCTGGGTAATGAAGCATATTCTAAAAGCGCGCGAACGCGGTTACTTCATTATGGAGTTGCCGGTTTACCGCATGCCCCGCTGGAACAACGTACTGCTTACCATGTTTGATAGGGCCAAAACCTTTGTGCTGGAAGCCGGTAAAGTAATAATTGCCGTTTCTATCATCCTGTGGGTGCTGGCTTCGTACGGCCCTGGTAATAGTTTTGAGCAGATTGAAAAGAAATATAAGGAACCGCAATACGGCCAGAAAATGAAACCCAGCGAGGTTGACCATGCCATTGCATCCGAAAAGCTGGAAAGCTCATACGCCGGTCACCTGGGCCGGGTTATTGAGCCGGTTATTAAACCGCTTGGTTTCGACTGGAAGATAGGCATTGCGATCATTACCTCGTTTGCTGCCCGCGAAGTTTTTGTGGGTACTATGGCCACCATTTACAGTGTGGATAACGCCGATGAAATTCAATCGGTAAAAGCCAAAATGCATAACGCCCGCAATGCCGAAACCGGTAAGCCTACGTTTACTTTGGCTGTGGCCTTTTCGCTCATGATGTTTTACGCCTTTGCCATGCAGTGCGCCAGCACGGTAGCCGTAGTTTACCGCGAAACCAAAGACTGGCGCTGGCCCGCAGTACAATTTGTGTACATGACGGCGCTGGCTTATACAGCTAGTTTCATTACCTATACATTACTGAAATAG
- a CDS encoding SprT-like domain-containing protein, giving the protein MDKVKVLEKYVPDGAAPLLAKWIDYFKCEFKISRSRNSKFGDYRPPFQKKGHRISVNHNLNPYAFLVTTVHEFAHLYTWNQHKHLIKPHGAEWKANFKKMMQPFFEQRVFPADIQIAITAYLNNPAASSCSDLNLYRALRKYDAAHSSATTVEKLPLKAVFKLKDGRVFRKEEQLRKRFKCVEVSTKRVYLFSPVAEVEVVEVA; this is encoded by the coding sequence TTGGATAAAGTTAAAGTTTTAGAGAAATACGTTCCTGACGGCGCTGCGCCTTTATTGGCGAAGTGGATTGATTATTTTAAGTGCGAATTTAAAATTTCGCGCAGCCGTAATAGCAAGTTTGGTGATTATCGTCCGCCGTTTCAGAAAAAAGGTCACCGCATCTCAGTAAACCATAACTTAAACCCGTATGCATTTTTGGTGACTACCGTACACGAGTTTGCTCACCTGTATACCTGGAACCAACATAAACATCTTATTAAACCTCATGGTGCTGAATGGAAGGCTAACTTCAAAAAAATGATGCAGCCTTTTTTTGAGCAGCGGGTTTTCCCCGCTGATATACAGATTGCCATTACCGCTTACTTGAATAACCCGGCCGCATCCAGCTGTTCTGACTTGAATTTATACCGTGCTTTGCGCAAATACGACGCGGCACATTCATCGGCAACCACGGTTGAAAAACTGCCGTTGAAAGCTGTGTTTAAATTGAAAGACGGTCGTGTTTTTCGTAAAGAGGAACAGTTGCGCAAGCGTTTCAAATGTGTGGAGGTAAGTACTAAGCGGGTATACTTATTTAGTCCGGTTGCTGAGGTGGAAGTGGTTGAAGTAGCTTAA
- a CDS encoding DEAD/DEAH box helicase yields the protein MIQQSLKNLKITALNPMQEAAIAAAKKSDVILLSPTGSGKTLGFLLPMLGALKPNVTTVQALVLVPSRELALQIEQVFKTMGTGFKVNCCYGGHDVKTELNNLSHPPAVLIGTPGRIAHHLRRESFSTRTIHTLILDEFDKALEFGFQEDMAYIIKQLPAIKKRMLTSATKMDEIPDFTGMINPATLNFLTNIASAPDIKQKAVIAASEDKLEAVFALLCKIGNESTLVFCNHRDAVDRISDVLWDMGIPHGIFHGGMEQDDRERALIKFRNSSHKILITTDLASRGLDIPEIEHIVHYQLPHNEEAFTHRNGRTARMNAKGTSYLMLTPTEKPTYLKEIPETEDLTAEPVPPQLSPWATLYIAAGKKDKVNKVDIVGLLLKKGELAKDELGLIEVLDNSSYAAVKRNLIERTVKLLKDEKIKNKKIKIEISR from the coding sequence ATGATCCAGCAATCCCTTAAAAATCTTAAAATAACTGCGCTTAACCCAATGCAGGAAGCAGCCATTGCCGCCGCTAAGAAAAGTGACGTTATTTTGCTTTCGCCAACCGGCTCGGGCAAAACACTGGGTTTTTTGCTGCCCATGCTGGGCGCTTTGAAACCCAATGTAACTACCGTACAGGCATTAGTTTTGGTACCCTCGCGCGAGCTGGCTTTACAGATTGAACAGGTTTTTAAAACCATGGGCACCGGCTTTAAAGTAAACTGCTGCTATGGCGGTCATGATGTTAAAACCGAACTGAATAACCTATCGCACCCGCCGGCTGTACTTATTGGCACACCGGGCCGCATTGCACACCACCTGCGCCGCGAAAGCTTTAGTACCCGCACAATTCACACCCTTATATTGGATGAGTTTGACAAGGCGCTGGAATTTGGCTTTCAGGAGGACATGGCTTACATCATAAAGCAACTGCCTGCTATTAAAAAGCGCATGCTTACCTCGGCTACCAAAATGGACGAGATTCCGGATTTTACCGGCATGATAAACCCTGCTACGCTTAATTTTTTAACAAACATAGCATCGGCACCCGATATTAAGCAAAAAGCGGTGATAGCGGCCAGTGAAGACAAACTGGAAGCGGTGTTTGCACTGCTTTGTAAAATAGGTAACGAATCGACCCTGGTATTTTGCAATCACCGCGATGCTGTTGACCGCATCAGCGATGTGCTTTGGGATATGGGCATACCGCATGGCATTTTTCATGGCGGTATGGAGCAAGACGATAGGGAACGTGCTTTAATCAAATTTAGAAACAGCAGCCATAAAATCTTAATCACAACCGACCTGGCTTCACGTGGCTTGGATATACCTGAAATTGAACACATTGTACATTACCAGCTGCCACATAACGAAGAAGCCTTTACACACCGCAACGGTCGTACAGCACGTATGAATGCCAAGGGCACCTCCTACCTTATGCTTACGCCTACCGAAAAGCCAACTTACTTAAAAGAAATACCCGAGACCGAAGATCTTACGGCAGAACCGGTACCACCGCAGCTATCGCCCTGGGCAACGCTTTATATTGCCGCAGGTAAAAAAGACAAGGTAAACAAGGTAGATATTGTAGGGTTATTACTTAAAAAAGGAGAGCTGGCTAAAGATGAACTGGGATTGATTGAAGTGCTCGATAATTCATCTTATGCTGCTGTAAAGCGTAACCTGATTGAACGTACCGTAAAGCTGCTGAAGGACGAAAAGATTAAGAATAAGAAAATAAAGATTGAAATATCCCGCTAA